The proteins below are encoded in one region of Ostrea edulis chromosome 3, xbOstEdul1.1, whole genome shotgun sequence:
- the LOC125674892 gene encoding G1/S-specific cyclin-D2-like, giving the protein MNLMCCETESQRRAYEDPVLLKDYRVLQNLLHTEDRYMPSPTYFSCVQTDIKPYMRKMVAQWMLEVCEEQQCEEEVFPLAMNYMDRFLSVVDIPRTRLQLLGAVCMFLASKLKETNPLTAEKLVIYTDRSISLEELTETELLVLSKLKWDLSAVTPHDFLEQILSRICPDPERCNVIKKHSQTFIALCSTDCKFINYPPSMIAAGSVGAAAHGLLKTDNTKLLQNLHQILNIDVDCLKSCQDQIEQTLSSNLSHMAQLSDSAPPKVEIHSTHRVQHEGQPTTPTDVQDIVF; this is encoded by the exons ATGAATTTAATGTGCTGTGAAACGGAATCTCAAAGAAGAGCATATGAGGATCCCGTGCTTCTAAAAGACTACCGAGTTTTGCAGAATCTTCTGCATACTGAGGACCGGTACATGCCATCACCCACCTATTTTTCTTGTGTTCAGACTGACATTAAACCTTATATGAGGAAAATGGTCGCTCAATGGATGCTTGAg GTCTGTGAAGAACAACAGTGCGAAGAGGAGGTATTTCCTTTGGCAATGAATTACATGGACCGATTCCTCTCAGTGGTAGACATTCCTAGAACCAGGCTCCAGCTATTGGGGGCTGTGTGCATGTTTTTGGCATCCAAATTAAAAGAAACCAACCCTTTAACTGCAGAGAAACTCGTCATATACACAGACAGATCGATTTCATTGGAAGAATTGACG GAAACGGAATTGCTAGTTCTAAGTAAATTAAAGTGGGATTTATCAGCAGTGACACCTCATGACTTTTTAGAACAAATTTTGTCTCGGATATGTCCGGATCCAGAGCGATGCAATGTGATTAAAAAGCACTCCCAGACGTTCATAGCCTTGTGTTCAACAG ACTGCAAGTTCATTAACTACCCCCCTTCTATGATAGCAGCTGGGAGTGTAGGAGCCGCTGCCCACGGACTCCTAAAAACAGACAACACAAAACTATTACAGAATCTCCATCAGATCCTCAATATTGATGTG GATTGTTTAAAATCGTGTCAAGACCAGATTGAACAGACTCTGTCTTCAAATTTGTCACATATGGCACAGTTGTCAGATTCAGCGCCACCCAAAGTGGAGATTCACTCGACCCACCGTGTTCAACATGAGGGACAGCCCACCACACCCACAGACGTTCAAGATATTGTCTTCTAA